In Stigmatopora argus isolate UIUO_Sarg chromosome 10, RoL_Sarg_1.0, whole genome shotgun sequence, the following proteins share a genomic window:
- the masp1 gene encoding mannan-binding lectin serine protease 1 isoform X2 gives MHGRTDGRTNGRRNMRSPCLLMLLLLRLLPSLGPAPTATATETTRLTGVFGSLASPRFPAPYPDDTPRRWELAVPVGFRVRLYFSHFDLEPCDSCQCDHVRVEAGDGSGGVALLGLFCGGREAESESAPGAEALLSPADALVVTFSSDFSNPEEFSGFVAHFHAVDVDECADGDVEEDAACDHLCHNYAGGFYCSCRRGYLLHADNRTCKAECGGRTFSERAGWLSSPHFPSPYPKSSHCSDFIRVPEGLKLRLRFDPAFDVEDHPEAVCPYDYVKIRTASGELGPFCGRRSPGLVPVDANAVVVVFHSDHLGENTGWRLTYTSEEAPHAAVDCGAPTAVDGARATFVGRDNSTRFGAVVRYVCDDARRQIGPGDGEYRCGPDGLWVHLTAGTQLPSCEPACGRPSRPLAARVKRVVGGRAAEAGNFPWQVLLSVEDSGRVPPERRFGSGALLSDAWVLSAAHVLSARRRGAVAVPVDPRHVKVLAGTLDRRTEGGVSAARVLLHPDFRPADFDNDIALVRLSVRVELGAAARPICLPPPQGDAPAAPPDTLGAVAGWGAAGTEGAPDLLRFARLPVVAQDECRASYAGGGYNVTDNMFCAGFRQGGRDTCPGDSGGAFAVPDPATGRWAALGLVSWAGPEECGARRVYGVYTRVDRYLDWIRRCQEAD, from the exons atgcacggacggacggacggacggacgaacgGACGGAGGAACATGAG GTCGCCTTGTTTgctgatgctgctgctgctgcgttTGCTGCCGTCGCTGGGCCCGGCGCCGACGGCGACGGCCACCGAGACCACCCGACTGACGGGAGTCTTCGGAAGTTTGGCCTCTCCCCGCTTCCCGGCGCCGTACCCCGACGACACGCCGCGGCGCTGGGAGCTGGCCGTTCCCGTGGGTTTCCGGGTCCGCCTCTACTTCAGCCATTTCGACCTGGAGCCCTGCGACAGCTGCCAGTGCGACCACGTCAGG GTGGAGGCCGGGGACGGCTCCGGGGGCGTGGCCCTCCTGGGCCTGTTTTGCGGCGGGCGGGAGGCGGAGTCGGAGAGCGCGCCGGGCGCCGAGGCCCTGCTTTCTCCCGCCGACGCGCTCGTCGTCACCTTCTCCTCCGACTTCTCCAACCCGGAAGAGTTTAGCGGTTTCGTGGCGCACTTCCACGCCGTGG ACGTGGACGAGTGCGCGGACGGGGACGTGGAGGAGGACGCCGCCTGCGACCACCTGTGCCACAACTACGCCGGCGGCTTCTACTGCTCCTGTCGCCGCGGTTACCTGCTGCACGCCGACAACCGCACGTGCAAAG CCGAGTGCGGCGGGAGGACCTTCAGCGAGCGGGCGGGGTGGCTGAGCAGCCCCCACTTCCCTTCGCCGTACCCCAAGAGTTCCCATTGCTCCGACTTCATCCGGGTGCCGGAGGGCCTTAAGCTCCGCCTCCGCTTCGATCCCGCCTTCGACGTGGAGGACCACCCCGAGGCCGTCTGTCCCTACGACTACGTCAAG ATTCGGACGGCGAGCGGAGAGCTGGGTCCCTTTTGCGGCCGTCGCTCGCCCGGCCTCGTCCCCGTCGACGCCAACGCCGTCGTGGTGGTGTTTCACAGCGACCACTTGGGCGAAAACACGGGATGGAGGCTGACCTACACCTCGGAAG AAGCCCCCCACGCAGCGGTAGACTGCGGCGCCCCGACCGCCGTGGACGGCGCCAGAGCAACCTTTGTCGGCCGCGACAACTCCACCCGATTCGGGGCCGTCGTCCGCTACGTCTGCGACGACGCCCGCCGACAGATTGGCCCCGGAGACG GCGAGTACCGCTGCGGTCCCGACGGGCTGTGGGTCCACTTGACGGCGGGGACGCAGCTTCCTTCCTGCGAGCCCG CGTGCGGCCGGCCGTCGCGACCCCTTGCCGCTCGCGTCAAACGCGTGGTGGGCGGGCGTGCGGCCGAGGCCGGCAACTTTCCCTGGCAGGTCCTGCTCAGCGTGGAGGACTCGGGCCGCGTTCCCCCGGAGCGCCGCTTCGGCTCGGGGGCTCTGCTCTCGGACGCCTGGGTCCTGAGCGCCGCTCACGTCCTGAGCGCCCGCCGGCGAGGCGCCGTCGCCGTCCCCGTGGATCCGCGCCACGTCAAG GTGCTGGCGGGCACGCTGGACCGACGGACGGAGGGGGGCGTCTCCGCCGCCCGGGTGCTGCTCCATCCCGACTTCCGTCCCGCCGACTTCGACAACGACATCGCCTTGGTGCGGCTCAGCGTCAGGGTGGAGTTGGGTGCGGCGGCGCGCCCCATCTGCCTCCCGCCTCCGCAG GGCGACGCCCCGGCGGCCCCTCCCGACACCCTGGGCGCGGTGGCCGGCTGGGGCGCGGCGGGCACCGAGGGCGCCCCCGACCTGCTGCGCTTCGCCCGGCTGCCGGTGGTCGCGCAGGACGAGTGCCGCGCCAGCTACGCGGGCGGCGGCTACAACGTGACGGACAACATGTTCTGCGCCGGCTTCCGGCAGGGCGGGCGCGACACCTGCCCCGGCGACAGCGGCGGCGCCTTCGCCGTGCCAGATCCGGCCACGGGCCGCTGGGCGGCGCTGGGGCTGGTCTCCTGGGCGGGGCCCGAGGAGTGCGGCGCCCGCCGCGTCTACGGCGTCTACACGCGCGTGGACAGATACTTGGACTGGATACGCCGGTGCCAAGAGGCCGATTGA
- the masp1 gene encoding mannan-binding lectin serine protease 1 isoform X1 has translation MHGRTDGRTNGRRNMRSPCLLMLLLLRLLPSLGPAPTATATETTRLTGVFGSLASPRFPAPYPDDTPRRWELAVPVGFRVRLYFSHFDLEPCDSCQCDHVRVEAGDGSGGVALLGLFCGGREAESESAPGAEALLSPADALVVTFSSDFSNPEEFSGFVAHFHAVGGCRAGRWDVGVNRGLTLVLLPSRDVDECADGDVEEDAACDHLCHNYAGGFYCSCRRGYLLHADNRTCKAECGGRTFSERAGWLSSPHFPSPYPKSSHCSDFIRVPEGLKLRLRFDPAFDVEDHPEAVCPYDYVKIRTASGELGPFCGRRSPGLVPVDANAVVVVFHSDHLGENTGWRLTYTSEEAPHAAVDCGAPTAVDGARATFVGRDNSTRFGAVVRYVCDDARRQIGPGDGEYRCGPDGLWVHLTAGTQLPSCEPACGRPSRPLAARVKRVVGGRAAEAGNFPWQVLLSVEDSGRVPPERRFGSGALLSDAWVLSAAHVLSARRRGAVAVPVDPRHVKVLAGTLDRRTEGGVSAARVLLHPDFRPADFDNDIALVRLSVRVELGAAARPICLPPPQGDAPAAPPDTLGAVAGWGAAGTEGAPDLLRFARLPVVAQDECRASYAGGGYNVTDNMFCAGFRQGGRDTCPGDSGGAFAVPDPATGRWAALGLVSWAGPEECGARRVYGVYTRVDRYLDWIRRCQEAD, from the exons atgcacggacggacggacggacggacgaacgGACGGAGGAACATGAG GTCGCCTTGTTTgctgatgctgctgctgctgcgttTGCTGCCGTCGCTGGGCCCGGCGCCGACGGCGACGGCCACCGAGACCACCCGACTGACGGGAGTCTTCGGAAGTTTGGCCTCTCCCCGCTTCCCGGCGCCGTACCCCGACGACACGCCGCGGCGCTGGGAGCTGGCCGTTCCCGTGGGTTTCCGGGTCCGCCTCTACTTCAGCCATTTCGACCTGGAGCCCTGCGACAGCTGCCAGTGCGACCACGTCAGG GTGGAGGCCGGGGACGGCTCCGGGGGCGTGGCCCTCCTGGGCCTGTTTTGCGGCGGGCGGGAGGCGGAGTCGGAGAGCGCGCCGGGCGCCGAGGCCCTGCTTTCTCCCGCCGACGCGCTCGTCGTCACCTTCTCCTCCGACTTCTCCAACCCGGAAGAGTTTAGCGGTTTCGTGGCGCACTTCCACGCCGTGGGTGGGTGCCGGGCGGGCCGATGGGACGTGGGCGTCAACCGGGGATTGACGCTTGTGCTTTTGCCGTCCCGAGACGTGGACGAGTGCGCGGACGGGGACGTGGAGGAGGACGCCGCCTGCGACCACCTGTGCCACAACTACGCCGGCGGCTTCTACTGCTCCTGTCGCCGCGGTTACCTGCTGCACGCCGACAACCGCACGTGCAAAG CCGAGTGCGGCGGGAGGACCTTCAGCGAGCGGGCGGGGTGGCTGAGCAGCCCCCACTTCCCTTCGCCGTACCCCAAGAGTTCCCATTGCTCCGACTTCATCCGGGTGCCGGAGGGCCTTAAGCTCCGCCTCCGCTTCGATCCCGCCTTCGACGTGGAGGACCACCCCGAGGCCGTCTGTCCCTACGACTACGTCAAG ATTCGGACGGCGAGCGGAGAGCTGGGTCCCTTTTGCGGCCGTCGCTCGCCCGGCCTCGTCCCCGTCGACGCCAACGCCGTCGTGGTGGTGTTTCACAGCGACCACTTGGGCGAAAACACGGGATGGAGGCTGACCTACACCTCGGAAG AAGCCCCCCACGCAGCGGTAGACTGCGGCGCCCCGACCGCCGTGGACGGCGCCAGAGCAACCTTTGTCGGCCGCGACAACTCCACCCGATTCGGGGCCGTCGTCCGCTACGTCTGCGACGACGCCCGCCGACAGATTGGCCCCGGAGACG GCGAGTACCGCTGCGGTCCCGACGGGCTGTGGGTCCACTTGACGGCGGGGACGCAGCTTCCTTCCTGCGAGCCCG CGTGCGGCCGGCCGTCGCGACCCCTTGCCGCTCGCGTCAAACGCGTGGTGGGCGGGCGTGCGGCCGAGGCCGGCAACTTTCCCTGGCAGGTCCTGCTCAGCGTGGAGGACTCGGGCCGCGTTCCCCCGGAGCGCCGCTTCGGCTCGGGGGCTCTGCTCTCGGACGCCTGGGTCCTGAGCGCCGCTCACGTCCTGAGCGCCCGCCGGCGAGGCGCCGTCGCCGTCCCCGTGGATCCGCGCCACGTCAAG GTGCTGGCGGGCACGCTGGACCGACGGACGGAGGGGGGCGTCTCCGCCGCCCGGGTGCTGCTCCATCCCGACTTCCGTCCCGCCGACTTCGACAACGACATCGCCTTGGTGCGGCTCAGCGTCAGGGTGGAGTTGGGTGCGGCGGCGCGCCCCATCTGCCTCCCGCCTCCGCAG GGCGACGCCCCGGCGGCCCCTCCCGACACCCTGGGCGCGGTGGCCGGCTGGGGCGCGGCGGGCACCGAGGGCGCCCCCGACCTGCTGCGCTTCGCCCGGCTGCCGGTGGTCGCGCAGGACGAGTGCCGCGCCAGCTACGCGGGCGGCGGCTACAACGTGACGGACAACATGTTCTGCGCCGGCTTCCGGCAGGGCGGGCGCGACACCTGCCCCGGCGACAGCGGCGGCGCCTTCGCCGTGCCAGATCCGGCCACGGGCCGCTGGGCGGCGCTGGGGCTGGTCTCCTGGGCGGGGCCCGAGGAGTGCGGCGCCCGCCGCGTCTACGGCGTCTACACGCGCGTGGACAGATACTTGGACTGGATACGCCGGTGCCAAGAGGCCGATTGA